In Saccharolobus solfataricus, a genomic segment contains:
- a CDS encoding tRNA (guanine(26)-N(2))-dimethyltransferase, which translates to MKLKEVTEGKVRIFVPDPTGYMVEGKFDPSWAPVFYNPKMTFNRDLSVIVVSILKPKIIVDALSATGIRGIRYYVESWKSEQLILNDKNPNATSLIQINAKNNGIENAKIYNKDANALLYEVKSDYIDIDPFGSPAPFILSSLNAATRNGIVAFTATDLSPLEGSSPTSCRRKYDAINHKLSSSKELGLRVLIGKIIREAAILEKTVYPLFSFYADYYYRLFVRVENGARKADDNINKHLKYFGECPRCGFQTFVEENCKTKCPVCGEIFSIIGPLYIGPLYSMEFLKRIMDLYSNFNYLTSFNRIQKLLNVIEKEARFKNVFYNISKLASKLKISAIPPIESILECLGDASRTHFAPTGIRTDKEYEEITKCIKSLR; encoded by the coding sequence ATGAAATTAAAGGAAGTAACGGAAGGCAAGGTTAGAATATTCGTACCAGATCCTACAGGATATATGGTAGAAGGAAAATTTGATCCATCATGGGCTCCAGTATTCTATAATCCTAAAATGACTTTCAATAGAGATCTCAGCGTAATTGTGGTTAGCATATTAAAACCTAAGATAATAGTAGACGCGTTAAGCGCAACGGGCATAAGAGGAATTAGATACTACGTTGAATCGTGGAAAAGCGAACAACTAATTCTAAATGATAAAAATCCAAATGCCACTTCTTTAATTCAAATAAATGCGAAAAATAATGGGATTGAAAATGCTAAAATTTATAATAAAGACGCGAACGCTTTACTCTACGAAGTAAAAAGTGACTACATCGATATAGATCCTTTTGGTTCTCCTGCACCTTTTATTCTTTCATCCTTAAACGCCGCAACAAGAAATGGAATCGTAGCATTTACAGCAACTGACCTATCTCCGCTTGAGGGATCCTCACCAACATCATGTAGACGAAAATATGACGCAATTAATCACAAACTTTCCTCATCCAAGGAACTTGGATTAAGAGTACTTATTGGCAAGATAATTAGAGAAGCCGCGATATTAGAAAAGACAGTATATCCGCTATTCTCTTTTTATGCAGATTATTATTATAGACTATTTGTAAGAGTGGAGAATGGTGCTAGAAAGGCAGACGATAATATTAATAAGCATCTTAAATATTTTGGAGAATGCCCCCGCTGTGGATTTCAGACATTCGTAGAGGAGAATTGTAAGACTAAGTGCCCCGTATGTGGCGAGATTTTTAGTATTATTGGTCCTTTGTATATTGGTCCTCTTTATAGTATGGAGTTTTTAAAAAGAATAATGGATTTATATAGTAATTTTAACTACTTGACCTCTTTTAATAGAATACAAAAGTTACTTAATGTAATAGAAAAGGAGGCAAGATTTAAAAATGTATTCTATAATATCAGTAAGCTCGCATCCAAATTAAAAATTTCAGCTATTCCTCCTATTGAATCTATTTTAGAATGTCTAGGTGATGCTTCCAGAACTCATTTTGCTCCTACTGGGATAAGGACCGATAAGGAATATGAAGAAATAACAAAGTGTATTAAGAGCTTAAGATAA
- a CDS encoding winged helix-turn-helix transcriptional regulator — MESDSTSNYEAIVHKKIKEMGEKGISQQELARSVGLPIREISSIIKRLVEKKLIIKKAVKENGKNIVKLFAVDNNYNINIYINLNGLDEIPCLSCKSLTKCGNGIHVSPQTCSKLSGWIIEKALS; from the coding sequence ATGGAATCAGATTCAACAAGTAATTATGAAGCAATAGTACATAAAAAGATAAAAGAAATGGGAGAAAAGGGGATTTCACAACAGGAACTTGCTAGATCCGTTGGTTTGCCTATAAGAGAAATTAGTAGTATTATAAAAAGATTAGTCGAGAAGAAACTAATTATTAAAAAAGCAGTGAAAGAAAATGGGAAAAATATAGTAAAACTATTTGCTGTTGATAATAATTATAATATAAACATTTATATAAATCTTAATGGTTTAGATGAAATTCCTTGCTTAAGTTGTAAAAGCTTAACCAAATGTGGAAATGGAATACATGTAAGTCCACAAACTTGCAGTAAATTATCTGGCTGGATCATAGAAAAAGCTTTATCTTAA
- a CDS encoding transcription initiation factor IIB: protein MKCPYCKTDNAITYDVEKGMYVCTNCASVIEDSAVDPGPDWRAYNAKDRNEKERVGSPSTPKVHDWGFHTIIGYGRAKDRLKTLKMQRMQNKIRVSPKDKKLVTLLSILNDESSKLELPEHVKETASLIIRKMVETGLTKRIDQYTLIVAALYYSCQVNNIPRHLQEFKVRYSISSSEFWSALKRVQYVANSIPGFRPKIKPAEYIPKILYKLNLPPIIGTKASELVDLMHKQGLTSGKGYLSLSAASVYLISALMDIKKTQKEVADSLDITEVTIRNRYKDIVDNFDIVVTL, encoded by the coding sequence ATGAAATGCCCATATTGTAAAACAGATAATGCAATAACTTATGATGTGGAAAAAGGAATGTACGTTTGTACAAATTGTGCCAGCGTAATAGAGGATAGTGCAGTAGATCCTGGTCCAGATTGGAGAGCCTATAACGCAAAAGACAGAAATGAAAAAGAAAGAGTAGGTAGTCCAAGCACTCCAAAAGTACATGACTGGGGATTTCATACTATAATAGGGTACGGTAGGGCTAAAGATAGACTAAAAACATTGAAAATGCAAAGAATGCAAAATAAAATACGTGTATCGCCTAAGGATAAAAAGCTAGTCACCTTACTTTCAATTTTAAATGATGAGAGCTCAAAGTTAGAATTGCCAGAACATGTCAAAGAGACTGCATCCTTAATAATAAGGAAAATGGTAGAAACTGGACTAACTAAAAGGATTGATCAGTATACGTTAATAGTAGCCGCCTTATACTATTCTTGCCAAGTAAACAACATACCGAGACATCTCCAAGAATTTAAAGTTAGATATTCCATATCTTCTAGTGAATTTTGGAGCGCGTTGAAAAGAGTCCAATATGTTGCAAATTCAATACCAGGCTTTCGTCCTAAAATAAAACCAGCAGAATATATACCGAAGATATTATATAAACTAAATTTACCTCCAATTATAGGAACAAAGGCATCTGAATTAGTAGACCTTATGCATAAGCAAGGGTTAACAAGTGGTAAAGGATACTTATCTTTGAGCGCAGCTTCCGTTTACTTAATATCAGCATTAATGGATATAAAAAAGACGCAGAAAGAAGTTGCAGATTCATTAGATATTACCGAAGTAACTATAAGGAATAGATATAAAGATATCGTGGATAATTTTGACATTGTAGTTACATTATGA
- a CDS encoding Gar1/Naf1 family protein, with protein MKNDFNEIGTFTKNVLKDKILIKLRSNIDFTRHNIIGKAIYNRNGQKIGKILDVLGNVKEPYALAMLDKDLEISETEKIFVNHSERRSRK; from the coding sequence ATGAAAAACGATTTTAATGAAATTGGCACATTTACAAAGAACGTTTTAAAAGATAAGATTTTAATAAAATTAAGGAGTAATATAGACTTTACGAGACATAACATAATAGGAAAAGCTATATACAATAGAAATGGGCAGAAAATAGGAAAAATCTTAGACGTGTTAGGAAACGTAAAAGAACCATATGCTCTAGCTATGTTAGATAAAGATTTAGAAATTTCGGAAACTGAAAAAATATTTGTAAACCACAGCGAGAGGAGGTCAAGAAAATGA
- a CDS encoding coiled-coil protein, whose amino-acid sequence MSSISADTDELYKKISELKENIVRLKQLKLELIEKVKKMREKRREKIAKVKELTQQINVVRQEYKMKLEEFNQLKERRKNLIEIIQQIRKDFEEVKKLSSNNLGNPDSIERKIRELEWKLQTSSLTLEEEKKVIQRIAELEKKLQDAKKIMKIKEKRTEEKAELLAKKVELNTIRERIKTLINEITEKKNIIKKLVEERNKLRDEINGLNNEIENISKQIEELNVEIKNKSNELNEAQRALKSLQENPVQVNTTEFIEKKKKSIEEKLKQNKRLSFEEFLILYGEVDNKDGKDNSNIR is encoded by the coding sequence ATGTCATCCATATCAGCGGACACAGACGAATTATATAAGAAGATATCTGAGCTCAAAGAGAATATAGTTAGACTAAAGCAACTCAAGTTAGAACTTATTGAAAAGGTCAAAAAAATGAGAGAGAAAAGGAGGGAAAAAATAGCCAAAGTAAAAGAGTTGACGCAGCAAATTAACGTAGTAAGGCAAGAGTATAAAATGAAATTAGAGGAATTTAACCAGCTTAAAGAGAGGAGAAAAAATCTGATTGAAATAATTCAGCAAATTAGAAAAGATTTCGAAGAAGTTAAAAAACTTTCTTCTAATAACCTAGGTAATCCAGATTCGATAGAGAGGAAAATAAGGGAGCTAGAATGGAAATTACAAACCAGTTCTCTTACATTAGAGGAAGAGAAAAAAGTTATACAGAGAATTGCTGAACTAGAGAAGAAATTACAAGATGCTAAAAAGATTATGAAAATAAAGGAGAAGAGAACTGAAGAAAAAGCCGAATTACTAGCTAAAAAGGTTGAGCTGAATACAATTAGGGAAAGGATTAAGACACTTATAAATGAGATAACAGAAAAGAAGAATATTATAAAGAAACTAGTTGAAGAGAGAAATAAATTAAGAGATGAGATAAATGGTTTAAACAATGAAATAGAAAATATTTCCAAGCAGATAGAAGAGTTAAATGTAGAAATTAAAAACAAGAGTAATGAGCTAAATGAGGCCCAGAGGGCATTAAAAAGCCTTCAAGAAAATCCAGTACAAGTCAATACTACTGAGTTCATTGAGAAAAAGAAGAAGAGTATAGAGGAGAAGCTTAAGCAGAATAAGAGGTTATCTTTTGAAGAATTTTTAATACTTTATGGGGAAGTAGATAATAAGGATGGTAAAGACAATAGTAATATACGTTGA
- a CDS encoding DUF373 family protein, with product MVKTIVIYVDIDDDIGDLGFSTPIIGEEKCKLTLDKAAYFMPTDSDFNSMVVAFNIYTDLKRKGEDTEIVFISGSKKGGTESQLEFSKKLDKVIEELSPEYAVVVYDSPDDARAIPIIQSRLKISAVQQVIVEQYRGVEETYMLLAKYIRKAVTEKRYARVFLGVPGIILALAGILAALNLSVYIEPTILIILGVAMVIKGLKIDDLIESWWENSTIMVITATVSIISLLIGVINLYIQLQIVRGLSSIQEFAFIILQILPYASFSAIILFGGKAISKGLNRDIRVWHDIIKIINIVIIYFILFTVVKDIIDNTYILTFQSLYTLILASIVIISIYITLTALEKYGILEKLIKRI from the coding sequence ATGGTAAAGACAATAGTAATATACGTTGATATTGATGATGATATAGGAGATTTAGGGTTTTCTACACCAATTATAGGAGAGGAGAAATGTAAGCTAACACTTGATAAAGCAGCGTATTTTATGCCGACAGATTCTGATTTTAATTCGATGGTAGTAGCATTCAATATTTATACTGATCTAAAAAGAAAAGGGGAAGACACTGAGATAGTTTTCATATCGGGGTCAAAAAAGGGTGGTACTGAGTCACAGTTAGAATTTTCAAAAAAATTAGACAAAGTAATTGAGGAGTTATCGCCAGAATATGCGGTAGTAGTCTATGATAGTCCAGATGATGCTCGCGCGATACCTATAATTCAATCCAGATTAAAGATTTCTGCGGTTCAGCAAGTAATCGTAGAGCAGTATAGGGGAGTAGAGGAGACATATATGCTCCTTGCAAAATATATAAGAAAAGCCGTAACGGAAAAGAGATATGCAAGAGTTTTCTTAGGTGTACCTGGCATAATATTAGCATTAGCTGGAATATTAGCTGCTCTGAATTTGTCAGTTTACATAGAACCGACAATATTAATTATACTAGGAGTCGCAATGGTTATAAAAGGTCTCAAAATAGACGATCTTATAGAGAGTTGGTGGGAGAATTCCACAATAATGGTGATAACGGCTACAGTATCTATTATCTCTCTTTTAATAGGTGTGATTAACCTTTATATACAACTTCAGATAGTTAGGGGACTAAGTAGTATACAAGAATTTGCTTTTATAATTCTTCAAATTTTACCATATGCTTCATTTTCCGCCATAATCTTGTTTGGTGGTAAGGCTATCTCGAAGGGATTAAATAGAGATATTAGGGTATGGCATGATATAATTAAAATCATAAATATCGTTATAATTTATTTCATATTATTTACTGTTGTGAAAGACATTATAGATAATACTTATATTCTAACTTTTCAATCATTATATACTCTAATATTGGCTTCTATAGTTATCATTTCAATATATATTACCTTAACGGCATTAGAAAAATATGGAATTCTGGAGAAACTCATAAAAAGAATCTAG
- a CDS encoding DUF5622 domain-containing protein has product MLKHGKYVYIDLNNGKYVKVRILKSRDDNSVEKYVLTSHVSKNRPKNAIVIKMDNLPIEVKDKLTRFFL; this is encoded by the coding sequence ATGCTCAAACATGGCAAGTACGTTTATATAGATCTAAATAATGGCAAATACGTTAAAGTAAGGATACTAAAATCAAGGGACGATAACTCAGTTGAAAAATATGTTCTAACCAGTCATGTAAGTAAGAATAGACCTAAGAACGCTATAGTAATAAAGATGGATAATCTACCAATAGAAGTTAAAGATAAATTAACTAGATTCTTTTTATGA
- a CDS encoding N-acetylglucosamine kinase translates to MEYLLIDAGGTSTKVFVHDGEKIVRQYKYEPASVDKVGPYKSVLRLSNIVSIFNKKFDRIAISLAGIDSEVMAKEVKGQLYPRLSKYADKVIIEHDAHVVLMSNADKGCITIAGTGSIVYGFDGSQRIIKGDRGWLVGDICSGFWLGREFLHELLREFQGLSNDRSLTQFSTFKTEEDLVRFLYKNSCNPAKIAQFSVNLLNAIRQNNIKAIRILNNCMSEFSTLVQMVCKAVNSNVVYYFGGMYESPVYVSFFKRELEKKGIKSVKSRSVINGLLRLLEL, encoded by the coding sequence GTGGAATATCTATTAATAGATGCTGGTGGTACATCTACTAAAGTTTTCGTCCATGACGGTGAAAAAATAGTAAGGCAGTACAAATACGAACCAGCAAGTGTAGATAAAGTGGGTCCCTATAAGTCGGTTCTAAGGCTAAGTAATATAGTCTCAATATTCAATAAGAAATTTGATAGAATTGCAATATCTTTAGCCGGGATCGACAGCGAGGTTATGGCAAAAGAGGTAAAAGGTCAATTATATCCGCGCTTAAGTAAATATGCAGATAAGGTAATTATAGAACACGACGCTCATGTTGTACTTATGTCTAATGCAGATAAGGGATGTATAACTATTGCAGGGACTGGTAGTATAGTATATGGTTTTGATGGAAGTCAAAGGATAATAAAGGGCGATAGAGGATGGCTAGTTGGCGATATATGTTCCGGATTCTGGCTAGGTAGAGAGTTTTTACATGAGTTATTAAGAGAGTTTCAAGGGCTCTCCAATGATAGAAGTTTAACTCAATTCTCTACTTTCAAAACTGAAGAGGACTTAGTGAGATTCCTTTATAAAAACTCTTGTAATCCAGCTAAAATAGCCCAATTTTCAGTTAATTTGTTAAACGCTATAAGGCAAAATAACATAAAGGCAATTAGAATTTTGAACAACTGCATGTCAGAATTCTCTACTTTAGTGCAAATGGTATGTAAAGCTGTAAACTCTAATGTGGTATACTATTTTGGTGGAATGTATGAATCGCCAGTTTATGTATCCTTTTTCAAGAGAGAACTAGAGAAGAAGGGAATAAAAAGCGTTAAAAGTAGAAGTGTAATAAACGGTTTGCTTAGGCTTTTAGAGCTCTAA
- a CDS encoding TATA-box-binding protein produces MENIVATVTLEQSLDLYAMERSIPNIEYDPDQFPGLIFRLEQPKVTALIFKSGKMVVTGAKSTEELIKAVKRIIKTLKKYGIKIVGKPKIQIQNIVASANLHVNVNLDKAAFLLENNMYEPEQFPGLIFRMDDPRVVLLIFSSGKMVITGAKREDEVSKAVKRIFDKLAELDCVKPIEEEEELEL; encoded by the coding sequence ATAGAAAATATTGTGGCAACAGTTACGTTAGAGCAGAGTTTAGATTTATACGCTATGGAAAGAAGTATCCCCAACATAGAATACGATCCAGATCAATTCCCGGGACTAATATTTAGATTAGAACAGCCTAAGGTAACAGCTTTGATATTCAAATCTGGTAAAATGGTAGTAACAGGTGCAAAAAGTACAGAGGAGCTAATAAAGGCTGTAAAAAGGATAATAAAAACGCTTAAAAAATATGGCATAAAAATAGTGGGCAAGCCTAAAATCCAAATCCAAAATATAGTTGCATCAGCTAACTTACATGTGAACGTTAATCTAGATAAAGCTGCATTCCTATTGGAAAATAACATGTACGAACCAGAACAATTCCCAGGACTAATTTTCAGAATGGATGATCCTAGAGTTGTCCTGCTAATTTTCAGCAGTGGTAAAATGGTAATAACTGGAGCGAAGAGAGAAGATGAAGTGTCTAAAGCAGTAAAGAGGATATTTGATAAGTTAGCAGAATTAGATTGCGTAAAACCTATAGAGGAAGAGGAAGAGTTAGAGCTCTAA
- a CDS encoding metallophosphoesterase: MLELAKGILIAEDLPALYVKQANSVVLSDVHIGYEEEMSRKGIYIPRIQKKRFFTITNRVLSVFNTKKLIVNGDFKHTFEKLTRQEKEELNEILKYLKDNGVEVTIVRGNHDNYISLVTERFDNVKLVDELDLGEILITHGHKVVEPRNNTTYIIGHEHPRISIRDKLGFSRKLQCFLSIPIKERENSQVIVLPAIGIYQAGNDISLIHSNYMSNLIKEHTILEKAKPYIIIEGEGIMEFPELGLIKNVLI; this comes from the coding sequence ATGCTTGAACTCGCTAAAGGAATCTTAATTGCTGAGGACTTACCAGCACTTTACGTAAAACAAGCTAATAGTGTAGTCCTATCTGACGTACATATAGGTTATGAAGAAGAGATGTCTAGAAAAGGTATATATATTCCTAGAATACAGAAAAAAAGATTTTTTACTATAACAAATAGAGTACTCTCAGTATTTAATACTAAAAAACTAATAGTAAACGGAGATTTCAAACATACCTTTGAAAAACTTACTCGACAAGAAAAAGAGGAATTAAATGAAATATTGAAATATTTAAAGGATAACGGAGTGGAAGTTACGATAGTGAGAGGAAATCATGATAACTACATATCTTTAGTTACGGAAAGATTTGATAATGTAAAATTAGTTGATGAGTTAGATCTTGGAGAAATCCTCATAACTCATGGACATAAAGTAGTGGAACCGAGAAATAATACGACTTACATTATAGGTCATGAACATCCGAGAATATCCATAAGAGATAAGTTGGGTTTCTCTAGGAAATTGCAATGCTTTCTATCAATTCCAATAAAAGAAAGGGAAAACTCTCAAGTTATAGTATTGCCTGCAATTGGAATATATCAAGCAGGGAATGACATATCATTAATACATTCAAACTACATGAGTAATTTGATAAAAGAACATACCATATTAGAAAAAGCGAAACCTTATATTATAATTGAGGGAGAAGGCATCATGGAGTTCCCAGAATTAGGCTTAATTAAAAACGTACTTATTTAA
- the dph5 gene encoding diphthine synthase yields MSILSLVGLGISKKFITDSAIETLSNSDIIIFDRYTSRSCDINVDVLRRLVKGEREFIEADRSLLENNSKAIIDYLDKGYNVSIASIGDALIATTHVSLLIEAKHRGHEVKVIPGISVHCYLISKSLLSSYKFGKSVTVTFPYNDFIDPTPYNVIKDNKERGLHTILYLDLKNEKAMTANEALQILLRLEERHKKSVLSKSDIIIVGARLGCDDERIIALKVEEATSFDFGNTPHIIIIPGNLHYMEADAIKWILRS; encoded by the coding sequence GTGAGCATCTTAAGTCTAGTAGGTCTTGGAATCTCTAAGAAATTCATAACTGATAGTGCTATAGAGACACTAAGTAATTCTGATATTATAATTTTTGATAGATATACATCTAGATCTTGTGATATAAATGTGGACGTATTAAGGAGATTGGTAAAGGGAGAGAGAGAATTCATTGAAGCGGATAGGAGTTTATTAGAAAATAACTCAAAGGCTATCATAGACTATTTAGACAAGGGTTATAATGTAAGTATAGCCAGTATTGGAGATGCATTAATAGCCACAACCCATGTTTCGCTACTTATAGAGGCTAAACATCGAGGACATGAGGTAAAAGTGATTCCAGGGATTTCAGTACATTGCTATCTTATATCAAAGTCTCTATTATCTTCCTATAAATTTGGTAAGTCAGTTACAGTTACATTTCCTTATAACGATTTCATAGATCCTACTCCCTATAATGTGATTAAGGATAACAAAGAAAGAGGTCTTCATACCATATTATATCTGGATTTGAAAAACGAGAAAGCAATGACTGCTAACGAAGCACTTCAGATCTTATTACGACTTGAAGAGAGGCATAAGAAAAGTGTTCTTTCAAAATCTGATATTATAATAGTTGGTGCTAGATTAGGGTGTGATGACGAGAGAATTATTGCACTTAAAGTAGAAGAAGCTACTTCATTCGACTTCGGAAATACACCACATATTATTATAATTCCTGGTAACCTTCATTATATGGAGGCTGATGCTATAAAATGGATATTGAGGAGTTAA
- a CDS encoding DUF357 domain-containing protein, giving the protein MDIEELKKRIEKYIKGMDERLKDTSSANNKVVELARLYTEDAKYYLEKGDYITALVDVVYAEGLLDAKEIYENSDPKSNVSKKVFVAGTFDILHPGHIEFLKEASKYGRVYVTVARDSNSERIKGRKPINDEQTRLEIIKSIRYVFDAILGDQEDFLKSVERINPDIIFLGPDQKVDEAKLLEELKKRGLSPQIIRLNERIRKWSHSSTTDIINEIKKRYCNLEQR; this is encoded by the coding sequence ATGGATATTGAGGAGTTAAAGAAAAGGATAGAAAAGTACATTAAAGGAATGGATGAACGATTAAAGGACACTAGTAGTGCCAACAATAAGGTAGTAGAATTGGCTAGATTATATACTGAGGACGCTAAATACTATTTAGAGAAAGGCGATTACATAACCGCATTAGTTGATGTTGTTTACGCTGAAGGTTTATTGGATGCAAAGGAGATTTATGAGAACAGTGACCCTAAATCTAATGTATCAAAAAAGGTATTTGTTGCAGGTACCTTTGATATATTGCATCCAGGGCATATAGAATTCTTGAAAGAGGCGTCAAAGTATGGAAGAGTTTACGTAACTGTCGCGAGGGACTCTAATTCAGAGAGAATTAAGGGGAGAAAGCCGATTAACGATGAGCAAACTAGGCTAGAAATTATTAAGAGTATAAGATATGTTTTTGATGCAATATTAGGTGATCAAGAGGATTTTCTAAAAAGTGTGGAAAGAATAAATCCGGATATCATTTTCCTAGGGCCAGATCAGAAAGTTGACGAGGCCAAGCTTCTTGAGGAATTGAAAAAACGAGGCTTAAGTCCTCAAATAATCAGATTAAATGAGAGAATAAGGAAATGGTCTCACTCAAGCACAACAGATATAATAAATGAAATTAAAAAGAGGTATTGTAACTTAGAACAACGTTAA
- a CDS encoding DUF120 domain-containing protein — MAYSRGKSYVTQSELAKLLNFSQQSISRKLKELEDDKLIVRIISKEGEIIRLTEEGERFLSSCLSSLKDAILSLHSIEIKGNIVSGLGEGKIFLSMEYYKSQINKIMGFDPFPGTLNIVIYDKASLENRLLLDSSPSLMVPEYKQKDRVLGAVKLYPAAINKLTPAAVVIPLRTTHPKSVIEIISPFHLREKLNLKDGDEVTIEVYV; from the coding sequence ATAGCCTACTCAAGGGGCAAATCGTACGTAACACAATCAGAGCTAGCTAAGTTACTTAATTTCTCACAGCAGTCAATATCACGCAAACTAAAGGAATTGGAAGATGATAAGTTAATAGTTAGAATAATATCTAAAGAAGGAGAGATTATAAGATTGACAGAAGAAGGAGAAAGATTTTTGAGTTCATGTTTAAGTAGCTTAAAAGATGCCATATTGTCGCTTCATAGTATTGAAATAAAGGGGAATATTGTATCTGGACTTGGAGAAGGTAAAATATTTCTATCAATGGAGTACTACAAAAGCCAAATAAATAAAATAATGGGGTTTGATCCGTTTCCAGGTACTCTAAATATTGTAATATACGATAAAGCATCCCTAGAAAACAGATTACTCTTAGATTCATCACCTTCTCTAATGGTCCCTGAATATAAACAAAAGGATAGAGTATTAGGTGCAGTTAAATTATATCCAGCCGCAATTAATAAATTAACACCAGCCGCAGTAGTTATTCCTTTAAGAACTACACATCCAAAGAGCGTAATAGAGATAATCTCTCCATTCCATCTGAGAGAAAAATTGAATTTAAAAGACGGCGATGAGGTAACAATAGAAGTTTATGTTTAA
- the twy1 gene encoding 4-demethylwyosine synthase TYW1, which translates to MYNMQSNLRIDTVSEIFKELQKEKYHIIGTHSAYKKCHWTHSALVANRSCYKGKFYGIESHRCVQMTPTAAWCWFRCVHCWRLEPEDVGLEWDDTKMPAYDDPEYIVERSIEEHRKAVSGYLGRNDVSIQKVKDAMKPAHVAISLTGEPTLYEKLGDLIKEYHKRGMTTFLVTSGVRPDILASLEEEPTQLFVSLQAPNEIKHKMINRPVVANSWQLVMKTLEILPSFSSPTVIRFTMIKGYNMSEQDAKEFAKLMEIAMPTYIEIKAYMHVGPSTYRLSRDAMPKHKEIREFAKILGQYTGYKILSEHVPSRIVLLSKLDKPIKIGNAWNEKWNWSTIDMEDDMSGEYKEAEQGCTEGST; encoded by the coding sequence ATGTACAATATGCAAAGTAATTTAAGGATCGATACAGTAAGTGAGATATTCAAGGAGTTACAAAAAGAAAAGTACCATATCATTGGAACTCATAGTGCATATAAGAAGTGTCATTGGACTCATTCTGCCCTTGTAGCCAACAGATCTTGTTATAAGGGAAAATTCTATGGAATTGAGAGCCATAGATGTGTACAGATGACTCCAACTGCGGCTTGGTGCTGGTTTAGATGCGTACATTGTTGGAGATTAGAACCAGAGGATGTTGGACTAGAGTGGGACGATACGAAAATGCCCGCATATGATGATCCAGAATATATTGTCGAAAGGAGTATAGAAGAACATAGGAAGGCCGTTTCTGGATATTTAGGAAGAAATGATGTTAGTATTCAAAAAGTAAAAGATGCGATGAAACCCGCACATGTCGCAATAAGTTTAACTGGAGAACCCACACTTTATGAAAAACTGGGTGATCTCATCAAGGAGTATCACAAAAGAGGTATGACAACCTTTCTTGTAACAAGTGGCGTAAGGCCAGACATATTGGCAAGCTTAGAAGAAGAGCCTACTCAGTTATTTGTATCTCTACAAGCTCCGAATGAGATAAAACATAAGATGATTAACAGACCAGTAGTAGCTAATTCTTGGCAACTAGTTATGAAGACCCTAGAGATCTTACCTAGTTTTAGTTCTCCAACGGTAATAAGATTTACAATGATAAAGGGGTACAATATGAGTGAACAAGATGCAAAAGAATTTGCGAAGTTAATGGAAATTGCCATGCCTACATATATAGAGATTAAAGCTTACATGCACGTGGGACCATCGACCTATAGATTAAGTAGAGACGCTATGCCAAAACATAAAGAGATTAGAGAATTTGCTAAAATCTTAGGACAATATACTGGATATAAAATCTTATCAGAACACGTGCCCAGTAGAATAGTTCTATTAAGTAAATTGGATAAGCCGATTAAGATTGGGAATGCGTGGAATGAAAAATGGAATTGGTCTACCATTGATATGGAGGACGATATGAGTGGAGAATATAAGGAAGCAGAACAAGGTTGTACAGAGGGATCAACTTGA